In Candidatus Dormiibacterota bacterium, the genomic stretch GGTGGCCGGAAATCCAGCCGGGGGAGCTGGTCCAGCGACACCCATTGCCAGCCGGCGAGCACGGGATCGCGGGAGTCGAGCACCGGCGCGGCCCCCTCCCCTATCTCTGCCTGAAAGATCAGGTTGACGACGTGGCGGTCGGGCGCGAGGCTCTCGCAGACGATCAGCAGCGGCCCGACATGTGACTCAAGGGCGAGCTCTTCCTTGAGCTCGCGGCCCAGGGCGGCGTCGAGCGTCTCGTGGCCCTCGAGCCGGCCGCCGGGCAGCACCCAGTAGCGCTGGCCCCGCTTGCGGTGTTCGGTAAGCAGGATCTGGTTCTGGCGCACGATGATCGCCGCCACCCGCAGCTGCGGTGTGATCGGGTTAAAGGCTTGCAGCAGGGACGCCAGACTGACGAGCGATGTGCTCATCGTAGTTTGCGGGTTCGCTCGCTACTCGCGCGGCAGCTGCAGCGACTGCCCGGGCGTCAGCAGAGGCGTCTGGAGCCGGTTGGCGAGCAGGATGGCCTCGACATGCGGGCGCGGATCGCCCGGGTAGTGGGCGGCGGCGATGCTCCAGACCGTGTCGCCCGGCGCCACCACCACCCGGTCGGTGGCCTGTGGCCCACTGCCATAGGCGAGCCGGCCGGTGGCCAGCAGCAGCGCGGCGGCCACCACCGCGATGCGGCCCCAGCCGCGCCGGCGCTGGGGTCGTGGGTAGGCGTGTCGGGCACCGTCCTGCACGAACATGTGTTCGTTGAAGACGCTAGCACGAACAGGTGTTCGCGTCAATCCCCTATCCGAACAAGTGTTTGCAATGGGCGAACGGATGTGCTAGGATGCCCCCGATTTGGAGATTCTCGGCGGGTCGTCGGACGTCGCATTTGCTGCGAAATCCACCGATGTCGACCCGAAAATTTCTGTGCTACCATGCTGTGATCGCGGTCTGAACCCCTCCTCTCCCCCCACCCTTGACGCGCCGCTTGGGACGGCGCCGGGTGCGAGATGATCGGCTCTTGGCCGTCGACATCGGCGCAAAAGGGAGGGGACGTTATGCCCGAACCGTTGACCAGCAGGCAGCGGGAGATTCTGGAGTACCTCAGGTTTCGACAGAAAATCCGCAGCTACCCGCCGACCGTTCGCGAAATCGGCGAAGCGGTCGGCCTCTCCTCAAGTTCGACGGTCCAGAACCACCTCAACACCCTGGAGCGCAAGGGCTATATCCGGCGGGATCCGACCAAGTCGCGCACCATCGAAGTCGTCGATATCGACGAAATGCAGGCCAAGCTTAGCAAGGTGGTCGCGGTACCCCTCATCGGGCGGGTCGCCGCCGGCCAGCCGATCCTCGCCGAGGAAAACGTCGAAGACCACCTGGTGCTCAGCCAGGAACTCGTCGGCTCGGATAATGCCTTCGCCCTCGAGGTGCACGGCGACAGCATGAAAGACGTCGGCATCCTTTCCGGCGACTTCGTCGTCGTCCGGCCCGGTAAGGATGCGCCGAGCGGCAGCATCGTCGTCGCCCGGCTGGAAGACGACCAGACCAACGAGTCCACGGCCACCGTCAAGCGGCTCTTCCGCGAGGCCAACCGGGTGCGACTGCAACCGGAGAACGCGGCCTACGAGCCGATCTATAGCACGGCCGCCCAGCTCGAAGGCCAGGTCGTCGCGGTCGTCCGACTGCTGCGCTGAGCCCCGCCGGCTAGGCGCTGCGGTTCACGCCCGGCACGCGGAAGCGATCAAACTTCGGCAGTAGCCGGCGCGGTAAGGCGCCCCGCATCAGCACCCCGTCGCCGCGGTAGTCGACCGTATCGACGTTACCGTGGGCGTGGAATTCCGCTTGCCGTGCATTCTCGGTATACGGCAGCAGGACCTCGATCGCGATCATCTCGCCGGGCAGCGCCTGGGCGATCGCGCGGCCCAGCGGTGCCAATCCGGTTTTGTGGAGCGCGGAAATCGGCACCACGGCGAGGTACGGCGACCAGTCCTGGGCCAGCAGTTGCTCCACGGCTGACGCGCTCAACTGATCCACCTTGTTGAGCGCGAGGACCTTTGGTTTCTCGAGCGCCCCGAGGTCCTGGAGCGTTTCGTGCACCGCCTCCATCTGGTCGCGCCCGTTGTAGCGTGTGGCATCGAGCACGTGGAGCAAGAGGTCGGCTTGCTGCACTTCTTCGAGGGTCGCCTTGAAGGCGGCCACCAGGTCGGTGGGTAATTTCTGGATGAAACCGACGGTGTCCGTAAAGAGCACCTCCCGCCGGTTGGGCAGGCGCACCAGGCGGGTCGTCGGATCGAGGGTGACGAACAACGCATCCTCCACCTGGACCTGCGCGTGGGTCAGCGAATGCAGCAAGGTCGATTTGCCGCTGTTCGTGTACCCGACGATGGCGACCACCGGGTACGCGACGCGCCGGCGTCCTTCGCGACGCAGCGCCCGCTGCTTGCGGATCTCTTTGATCTCGCGGTCGAGCTCACGGATCCGG encodes the following:
- a CDS encoding NUDIX domain-containing protein encodes the protein MSTSLVSLASLLQAFNPITPQLRVAAIIVRQNQILLTEHRKRGQRYWVLPGGRLEGHETLDAALGRELKEELALESHVGPLLIVCESLAPDRHVVNLIFQAEIGEGAAPVLDSRDPVLAGWQWVSLDQLPRLDFRPPIAEAVRAVIAEKFAGPVPGARGYVETGIALVTSGSARAPLVQYGCQDA
- the hflX gene encoding GTPase HflX, with the translated sequence MSLDYEDQGLVAVEEQMLELGELAKTAGVVVVGTDTQRRQKPDPALFIGKGKVEALHAMKHEAGFDLLVFNEELSPRQQRNLEKKLDVKVIDRTELILDIFAQRARTKEGRLQVEAAQLHHLLPRLQGGRDLSGLGAGVGTRGPGEQKLESDRRRIRHRIRELDREIKEIRKQRALRREGRRRVAYPVVAIVGYTNSGKSTLLHSLTHAQVQVEDALFVTLDPTTRLVRLPNRREVLFTDTVGFIQKLPTDLVAAFKATLEEVQQADLLLHVLDATRYNGRDQMEAVHETLQDLGALEKPKVLALNKVDQLSASAVEQLLAQDWSPYLAVVPISALHKTGLAPLGRAIAQALPGEMIAIEVLLPYTENARQAEFHAHGNVDTVDYRGDGVLMRGALPRRLLPKFDRFRVPGVNRSA
- a CDS encoding LysM peptidoglycan-binding domain-containing protein — translated: MTRTPVRASVFNEHMFVQDGARHAYPRPQRRRGWGRIAVVAAALLLATGRLAYGSGPQATDRVVVAPGDTVWSIAAAHYPGDPRPHVEAILLANRLQTPLLTPGQSLQLPRE
- the lexA gene encoding transcriptional repressor LexA, producing MPEPLTSRQREILEYLRFRQKIRSYPPTVREIGEAVGLSSSSTVQNHLNTLERKGYIRRDPTKSRTIEVVDIDEMQAKLSKVVAVPLIGRVAAGQPILAEENVEDHLVLSQELVGSDNAFALEVHGDSMKDVGILSGDFVVVRPGKDAPSGSIVVARLEDDQTNESTATVKRLFREANRVRLQPENAAYEPIYSTAAQLEGQVVAVVRLLR